One window from the genome of Verrucomicrobiota bacterium encodes:
- a CDS encoding PEP-CTERM sorting domain-containing protein, translating to MHSTYCVLLAGFVQIVEAVISIDTDADWNTNGIVNTGDPLSTFQLYDANSNPDGTATILNQGRRSVRYESGSTPPSRPLTQTFQTTTPFILETIQFVYNQANGTSADVEFRIYEVDNIVALNAADDDIVVFDSNNQPDPEPGDLLDGAVQVYSQTFNLGATILDPDQNRVLEISGINGPALVDRSSEGPSAGYAFIMLGLTNVQPYAWAGERQQGAIVSGPFALDAGPYLSGRSYSDNPGSWQEEDDFSLNLSGTVIPEPSAFFLIGIVGAVVSLRRRERGGS from the coding sequence ATGCACTCAACCTACTGCGTCTTACTAGCTGGCTTTGTTCAGATAGTCGAAGCGGTTATTTCCATCGATACCGATGCGGACTGGAATACCAACGGAATCGTCAACACTGGAGATCCCTTGTCGACTTTTCAGCTCTACGATGCAAACAGTAACCCAGATGGCACTGCCACCATTCTAAACCAGGGAAGAAGGAGTGTAAGGTATGAAAGCGGAAGCACACCGCCAAGTCGTCCACTCACACAGACTTTCCAGACAACGACGCCATTCATTCTCGAAACGATTCAGTTCGTTTATAACCAGGCGAATGGAACGAGTGCCGACGTAGAGTTTCGGATCTATGAGGTCGACAACATCGTCGCTCTAAATGCTGCTGATGATGATATCGTCGTATTCGATAGTAATAACCAGCCCGATCCGGAGCCTGGAGATTTGCTTGATGGCGCCGTGCAGGTCTACAGCCAAACTTTTAATTTGGGAGCGACCATCCTTGATCCAGACCAAAACAGGGTCCTCGAAATCAGCGGGATCAACGGTCCAGCCCTTGTCGATCGCTCTTCCGAGGGTCCAAGCGCCGGCTATGCGTTTATCATGCTCGGGCTGACCAATGTCCAGCCCTACGCGTGGGCTGGTGAAAGACAGCAGGGTGCGATTGTTTCTGGCCCTTTCGCGTTGGATGCGGGACCATATCTTTCAGGAAGATCCTACTCAGACAATCCCGGGTCCTGGCAGGAGGAAGATGACTTCTCTCTAAACCTCTCTGGCACGGTGATACCGGAACCTTCCGCCTTTTTTCTGATCGGCATAGTAGGAGCTGTAGTGTCCTTGCGACGTCGGGAGCGGGGCGGTTCCTGA